The following are encoded together in the Planctobacterium marinum genome:
- a CDS encoding DEAD/DEAH box helicase, with translation MKGFFSTLKQQANSRAKEATLSVLGINNPRLRNHLSAKMEGDEAFVHGPVFEQMFAWERDLTLSLQELVETGLLSKGVVDALDSKDNGRYRFNREWHPFKHQRKAWRDLLAEQAQSRIITSGTGSGKTECFMIPVLEDLYREAQGAQSRLTGVRALFLYPLNALINSQRERLNAWTKHFNGDIRFCLFNGKTPEYLESKERQQQQANPQEVMSREGLRDDPAQILVTNGTMLEYMLIRQADAPIIEQSKGKLRWIVLDEAHTYVGSQAAELALQLRRVMQAFEVEPENIRFVATSATIAGAEAENSLKRYLANLANISESQVEVIGGRRRVPQLRPSASQTLSLEQIEAIEPEGEAPDSKKEKRDAAVSQLRFNALVNNDIAMSLRRALTKQDAPPKTIEEIRQDLSEFNLTEAEIYRWLDICTNTRPSYNGQDEAFLKLRAHYFQRTLDGVWACIDKHCAYKERTPLDEHWPYGAVYSTHSVHCECGAPVLELAFCDECNEPHLLGAYDNHSSLQQWVNRQEDEFSLTEGEREIDADNPSDLSDISADSLTRTSQPVVFSHSENEEHGYQPVTFDKTGKMKFGDGEIELAVNEEAQQQCSGCGHKGRGQHGRALRRCLLGAPFYATNAVPTVLEYCPDFEQDDKTSSKEGPNSLPGRGRRLITFTDSRQGTAKISVSMQQEAERSHFRGVLIRELRKSLIEKMDLDPQLLDRVREYQSMSIDTLKICLPGIKTERPDDAEALEQYIEALEGGVLNKLQPKPMAWPDLISIVKSDNDIAQSMTLENRYLAPEVFERSDATKLSEMLLTREVARRPKFRNNIETQGLIKLVYTGIESIERVPEFWDAHKLTLQDWKDYLKVCMDFYVRENTFVAVNDEWSRWIGMHFYPKFLIDPESRDEDENRIKKWPLVRTGNARQQRVITLLAKAAGFDQIGTKQENILNTWLKAAWKALIDSRTISDVSNKRFQLRLNTVQFSLLTDAYICPITNKLLDTVFKGITPYIPWNKAAKDFQCNKVDLPSIWEFNTGTNVSTFIDEVREKVANDAKVRVLRELNLWTDINDRAVEGGFYYTNAEHSAQQSSENLERYEEWFKQGRKNVLNCSTTMEMGVDIGGISAVVMNNVPPHPANYLQRAGRAGRSSEARAIGYTICKSNPHDQFVFNHPKWPFVTAIPAPTVTFSSSKLVQRHVNAFLLGKFLREEIGTTQKEKLFLSLEWFYLKLESQKAIYERFIDWLSAKSTAMKNEFDVLVRGTSLSSCSEVKLCDDARDKVVALAKRWLDEYQYIQKELSSTDSELYKHKLEKDLRRLCREYLLRDLATRGFLPGYGFPTDVVNLSVYSLTDFLREKEHKRKKDFNESRDDNVSLSRGMPSRNLAVAIREFAPGTELVLDGRVHKSAGITLNWQNVHVEGAKDAQKFDIAWKCDSCGQTGYETELNKQGGLVCTNAKCGKPIKFKHQRNVIEPTGFVVDFYHPPSNNIAHTQFVPVQKPWVMGKSEHIPLPNPEVGYMVADSEGHVFHYCSGVNGTGYAICLGCGRAESMTLSEELPQSLTYDKPHRPPMPNRFQRNADDKPECDASGKILEGIHLGYNTTTDVFELILRNPESKACLHDKTIATTIAVALRKTLVDQLGISVSEVGYSTRPALIDGGANAEVVQLFDIVSGGAGFATSAKHVIKPLLESVFEVLTCNDDCEKYCHSCLLESDSRHDIDRLDRKLALIWLQENIQNHLSLPSEVNELLGRGCPVSYVASTLQEKLSEVVRSKPDTLRFFFSGQVADWDMATGRFKAKFHSLLSDEITVQVVVPNKKLDKEVNRFLAELGRIGVEVVAADVAHNVVYQVIKDNRCLTVANIDELTTLPGEHWLVSEQISVETVSYPQIEGQKVELEPPQKFGVQEIPALKELNGSLVGLGKRLIHFWSENESRFKEEISNSPLENVVYTDRYVQSPSSLLMLSELLSGLAMDQNLSIEVNTCFDVNHRSREGFAIHHDWIYQDDYETIFSGWLSHACSQDVQLNMVEKAQIPHRRTLALHFQSGKVITIVLDQGLGYWKLHLDRGLHNFDFRRSINEQEARLREAYGRAIVYNSADWQTWFTISFSE, from the coding sequence ATGAAAGGATTTTTTTCGACATTAAAGCAGCAAGCGAATTCCCGGGCTAAGGAAGCAACCCTGAGCGTATTGGGTATCAATAACCCAAGGCTACGAAACCATCTTAGTGCCAAAATGGAAGGCGATGAGGCGTTTGTTCACGGACCCGTGTTCGAACAAATGTTTGCCTGGGAGCGCGATCTCACTTTATCACTACAGGAGTTGGTTGAGACAGGTTTACTCTCAAAGGGCGTGGTTGACGCCTTAGATTCAAAGGATAATGGCAGATACCGGTTTAACCGTGAATGGCACCCGTTCAAGCATCAGCGCAAGGCGTGGAGGGATTTATTAGCCGAACAGGCGCAGTCCAGGATTATCACCAGTGGTACCGGATCGGGTAAAACTGAGTGCTTCATGATCCCGGTTTTAGAAGATCTTTACCGTGAAGCACAAGGAGCGCAATCTCGTTTGACTGGGGTGAGAGCGCTTTTTTTGTATCCGTTAAACGCACTGATAAATTCACAGCGAGAACGTCTGAATGCTTGGACGAAACACTTTAACGGCGACATACGTTTTTGTCTGTTTAATGGCAAGACGCCCGAATACTTAGAAAGTAAAGAGCGACAGCAGCAGCAAGCCAACCCTCAGGAAGTAATGAGTAGGGAAGGCTTGCGTGATGATCCGGCCCAGATACTGGTTACCAATGGCACCATGCTTGAATACATGCTAATCCGGCAGGCGGATGCACCTATTATTGAGCAGTCAAAAGGTAAACTTCGCTGGATAGTGCTGGATGAAGCTCACACCTATGTTGGCTCGCAGGCTGCAGAGCTGGCGCTGCAATTACGGCGTGTAATGCAGGCCTTCGAAGTAGAGCCTGAAAATATCCGCTTTGTTGCCACCTCGGCAACAATCGCGGGAGCTGAGGCCGAGAATAGCCTGAAACGCTATCTGGCGAATCTTGCTAATATTTCGGAGTCTCAGGTTGAAGTAATAGGTGGTCGCAGACGTGTGCCTCAATTAAGACCTAGCGCTTCTCAAACACTTTCGCTTGAGCAAATAGAAGCCATAGAGCCGGAAGGTGAGGCTCCTGATTCAAAAAAAGAAAAGCGTGACGCGGCAGTCTCCCAGTTGCGTTTCAATGCATTAGTCAATAATGACATTGCGATGTCATTAAGAAGGGCTCTCACTAAACAAGATGCGCCTCCAAAAACGATAGAAGAGATTAGGCAAGATCTCTCTGAATTCAACTTAACAGAGGCTGAGATTTACCGCTGGTTGGATATTTGCACAAACACGCGACCATCGTACAACGGGCAGGATGAAGCCTTTTTAAAACTCCGAGCGCACTATTTTCAACGCACTCTGGACGGGGTATGGGCCTGTATTGATAAGCACTGTGCATATAAAGAGAGAACGCCGCTTGATGAACATTGGCCGTATGGGGCCGTTTACTCTACGCACAGTGTCCATTGTGAATGTGGTGCTCCGGTTTTAGAGCTCGCATTCTGTGATGAATGTAACGAACCTCACTTACTCGGTGCCTATGATAATCATTCATCATTACAGCAGTGGGTGAATCGGCAAGAAGATGAGTTTTCTCTCACCGAAGGTGAAAGAGAAATAGACGCAGATAATCCAAGCGATCTCTCCGACATAAGTGCAGACAGCCTGACTCGGACGTCACAGCCTGTCGTATTCAGTCATTCTGAAAACGAAGAACATGGCTACCAGCCTGTCACCTTTGATAAAACAGGGAAAATGAAGTTTGGCGATGGCGAAATTGAACTTGCTGTTAATGAAGAAGCACAACAGCAATGTTCTGGCTGTGGTCATAAAGGTCGCGGTCAACATGGAAGAGCACTCAGAAGATGCTTATTAGGTGCGCCTTTTTACGCGACAAATGCGGTTCCTACCGTATTAGAGTATTGCCCGGACTTTGAACAAGATGACAAAACAAGTAGCAAAGAAGGCCCCAACTCTTTGCCTGGACGAGGACGTCGCCTGATCACTTTTACTGACAGCCGACAAGGAACGGCCAAAATATCAGTGAGTATGCAACAGGAAGCGGAGCGTTCTCACTTCCGGGGTGTATTGATTCGAGAGTTACGCAAATCACTCATAGAAAAGATGGATTTAGATCCCCAACTTTTGGATAGGGTAAGAGAATATCAATCAATGTCGATTGACACTCTTAAGATTTGTTTACCAGGTATAAAAACTGAGAGGCCGGATGATGCTGAAGCCCTTGAACAATACATTGAGGCACTAGAGGGAGGAGTACTAAACAAACTACAGCCGAAACCGATGGCCTGGCCCGATTTAATCAGTATCGTAAAAAGCGATAACGATATTGCACAGTCTATGACGTTGGAAAACCGTTATCTTGCTCCAGAAGTGTTTGAACGGTCTGACGCAACAAAGCTTTCTGAAATGCTGTTGACCCGAGAAGTCGCGAGGCGTCCTAAATTTCGCAACAACATTGAGACTCAGGGTTTGATCAAACTGGTCTACACCGGTATTGAGTCGATAGAAAGAGTCCCTGAATTCTGGGATGCACATAAACTGACTTTGCAAGATTGGAAGGATTACTTAAAGGTCTGTATGGACTTTTATGTCAGAGAGAACACATTTGTCGCAGTTAATGACGAATGGTCACGATGGATAGGCATGCACTTTTATCCCAAATTCCTAATCGACCCAGAATCCAGGGACGAGGACGAAAACCGCATCAAGAAATGGCCTCTAGTGAGGACTGGCAATGCTAGACAACAAAGAGTTATCACATTATTGGCCAAAGCAGCAGGCTTTGATCAAATTGGTACTAAGCAAGAAAACATTCTCAATACATGGTTGAAGGCAGCATGGAAAGCACTGATAGATTCACGTACGATTTCTGATGTATCGAACAAGCGATTTCAGTTGCGCTTAAATACGGTGCAATTTTCACTCTTGACTGACGCCTACATTTGTCCGATAACCAATAAACTACTTGATACTGTATTTAAGGGTATCACTCCCTACATTCCCTGGAATAAAGCTGCCAAAGATTTCCAATGTAACAAAGTAGACTTACCTTCAATTTGGGAGTTTAACACAGGCACCAACGTCTCTACGTTTATCGACGAAGTCAGGGAAAAAGTGGCAAATGATGCCAAAGTACGAGTGTTACGAGAGCTGAACCTGTGGACAGATATTAACGACAGAGCCGTTGAGGGAGGGTTTTATTATACAAATGCGGAGCACTCGGCTCAACAATCATCGGAAAACCTGGAACGTTATGAAGAGTGGTTTAAGCAAGGCCGAAAAAATGTGCTGAACTGCTCCACGACGATGGAGATGGGCGTGGATATTGGAGGAATATCTGCCGTGGTGATGAACAACGTGCCACCTCACCCAGCCAATTATCTTCAGCGCGCGGGTCGGGCAGGCCGCTCCAGTGAGGCGCGTGCCATCGGGTACACCATTTGTAAAAGTAATCCGCACGATCAATTTGTGTTTAACCACCCAAAATGGCCATTTGTAACCGCCATACCTGCTCCGACTGTGACGTTTAGTTCGTCAAAACTGGTACAGCGGCATGTAAACGCATTTTTGTTAGGTAAGTTCTTACGCGAAGAAATCGGTACAACTCAGAAAGAAAAACTATTTCTAAGCCTTGAATGGTTTTATCTGAAACTAGAATCGCAAAAAGCCATTTATGAGCGGTTTATTGACTGGTTGAGCGCCAAAAGTACCGCGATGAAAAATGAGTTCGATGTACTTGTAAGAGGGACATCGCTGTCATCATGTTCAGAAGTGAAGTTGTGTGACGATGCCAGGGACAAGGTAGTAGCGTTAGCCAAACGCTGGCTCGACGAATACCAGTACATTCAAAAGGAATTAAGCAGTACCGACTCAGAACTATATAAACACAAGCTTGAAAAGGATTTGCGACGATTATGTCGGGAGTATCTGCTCCGGGATTTAGCAACAAGGGGCTTTCTGCCTGGTTACGGATTTCCTACCGACGTGGTCAATTTATCGGTGTATTCACTGACAGATTTCTTGCGTGAAAAAGAGCACAAGCGCAAGAAAGACTTCAATGAATCCAGAGACGATAACGTATCATTGAGTCGGGGAATGCCCAGCAGAAACCTTGCGGTTGCGATTCGGGAATTTGCACCTGGAACCGAGCTGGTACTGGATGGAAGAGTGCATAAGTCAGCCGGAATTACATTGAATTGGCAGAATGTGCATGTTGAAGGTGCAAAGGACGCTCAGAAGTTTGATATTGCCTGGAAGTGTGACAGTTGCGGGCAAACGGGATATGAAACGGAATTGAACAAGCAAGGCGGCCTTGTTTGTACTAATGCTAAGTGTGGAAAGCCAATAAAGTTTAAACACCAGCGAAATGTTATCGAGCCAACAGGGTTTGTGGTGGACTTCTATCATCCGCCGTCGAATAACATCGCACATACACAATTTGTGCCAGTTCAAAAGCCGTGGGTCATGGGAAAAAGCGAGCATATCCCGCTACCAAATCCTGAAGTTGGGTATATGGTGGCGGATAGCGAGGGACATGTTTTTCATTACTGTTCTGGTGTAAATGGAACAGGGTATGCAATTTGTCTGGGCTGTGGCAGGGCCGAATCTATGACGTTATCAGAAGAGCTGCCTCAGTCTCTCACGTACGATAAGCCGCATAGACCTCCGATGCCAAATCGCTTTCAACGTAACGCTGATGATAAACCCGAGTGTGATGCTTCTGGCAAAATTTTGGAGGGAATCCACCTTGGTTACAACACAACAACAGACGTCTTCGAGCTTATATTGCGAAACCCTGAGTCTAAAGCTTGTCTGCATGACAAAACGATAGCGACAACCATAGCAGTTGCACTACGAAAAACCCTGGTTGACCAACTCGGTATATCTGTCAGTGAGGTAGGCTATAGCACTCGACCTGCATTGATTGACGGTGGTGCTAATGCTGAAGTCGTTCAACTTTTCGATATAGTAAGTGGTGGCGCGGGTTTCGCTACGTCGGCAAAACACGTCATTAAGCCCCTTTTGGAATCAGTTTTCGAAGTACTCACCTGTAACGATGATTGTGAAAAGTATTGTCATTCTTGCTTGTTAGAAAGCGACTCACGTCATGATATTGACCGGTTAGACAGAAAGCTGGCACTGATCTGGTTACAGGAAAATATCCAGAATCATCTGAGTCTGCCAAGTGAGGTTAATGAGCTACTTGGACGGGGTTGTCCTGTTTCGTATGTAGCAAGCACGCTTCAGGAAAAACTAAGTGAGGTGGTTAGGTCAAAACCAGATACCTTGAGGTTTTTTTTCTCCGGGCAAGTGGCTGACTGGGATATGGCAACGGGTCGTTTCAAAGCCAAGTTTCATAGCTTACTAAGCGATGAAATTACCGTGCAAGTCGTTGTTCCGAATAAAAAGCTTGATAAAGAGGTAAACCGATTCCTGGCAGAGTTGGGCAGAATTGGCGTTGAAGTAGTGGCGGCTGATGTTGCCCACAACGTTGTATATCAGGTGATCAAGGACAACCGTTGCCTGACCGTTGCCAACATTGACGAGCTCACCACACTACCGGGCGAGCATTGGCTGGTTAGTGAGCAAATTTCGGTTGAGACTGTGAGCTACCCACAAATAGAAGGACAAAAAGTTGAGCTTGAGCCACCACAAAAATTTGGTGTACAGGAGATACCTGCGCTGAAAGAGTTAAATGGGTCGTTGGTGGGCTTAGGAAAACGGCTTATCCACTTTTGGAGCGAAAACGAGTCGCGGTTTAAAGAGGAAATATCTAACTCGCCTTTGGAAAATGTTGTTTATACCGACCGATATGTACAGAGCCCATCAAGCCTGTTAATGCTAAGTGAGCTGCTCTCGGGGCTTGCAATGGATCAGAATCTCAGTATCGAAGTTAACACCTGCTTTGATGTGAATCACAGATCGAGAGAAGGCTTTGCCATTCATCACGACTGGATCTATCAGGATGATTACGAAACTATTTTTAGCGGCTGGCTTTCTCATGCC
- a CDS encoding STY4851/ECs_5259 family protein encodes MYNIDGVLGEGNTVSGFIKSLLHQRELPEPNGSPLFTYQLSADTCARLRSLLQESPPNSASLKNAHWCAAFCLFGAEWYRREYQSAWSWSGIFHSLGFELDPYKRADVVIKGLAYWKRPVNRYDSNRNDYLGSLFSEGGLPFSLLAAEGGRFLALFRKLLVEFDCAKSFGVSPIPLIKQQLQMMPDAFHSDSTVTLLHDMVGNLYALIDTYSLEEQIAPAEHLDSMVKNWRVSFPIPLDTETGDKFLTGLLNSAAAQRKDKKREQQRLKLYQWLSHSSELSFSSSIRISKKFAIPLTRKDLAAPIVEVLVFEGKTQIADFGMARAEISDNCTTLQMRKTEVFVRREQYEVPLSIVVMQAGKVSYVEEIPASSLPLDDMPVLLAQKNEEYEVIGCGSVSQKAESLAVLLPADAQVDSKDATVIDYVQYEGYRRVGFSGELIIRYTNAEDSDTYHLSNKEDSFSSESLEIKGEQIEFPSQGGYPVYRGVPRITCHHPEARIFIGDNEVGNARHSAELFGRQVLRVKAEGKTLYRRKIAILPNDFEIALQPGQSPVTGSVSIASEKAFIYNVDSEVNTKTRSVNQTKHITLSADGIPPIHIVLQVQANLLAEPISLTIPFPSRGALVFDENGKALPRHCAIDELLGVRAMLFKAPNKPRTEFDIELKAPTSSRDNPSYVFHYDVHKSAEEVSLFELRDKIKELLATAQNNELDEVVRMVISSQGTVLKQYTVGWNAASGKVAFDSLVFSSDEVRDFSDLKLEVINLADPNEKPEVLAQRLSNGAPIGEFELPQRRATPKLAVPQRASAIYFRAIFIPPTESTVLSGEVRSLEKAAQHYHPVHNTDAFTPVLDAMATNLEHSGWRYLDKLLESYAHLPLATFEAWKALSKHKGCLSLLPFATKQAVERVLEVLQTQCNVVWELIPLDYWNEAQKRYKVYLEKLGFPEPLVAKYLQDKTDAITGFMSLPELFSVDSKNKAMYPILINTWKDDLLRHSADVKVRWPQHYGAALQRAVLINFKEMASFDVPHEFQTAVMYFPIAAAAVVMGKAGWQELLGTNHVNYFLLRQLMEFDRDWFNPVFQCALSFFKEY; translated from the coding sequence ATGTACAATATCGATGGTGTTTTAGGTGAGGGTAATACGGTCAGCGGATTTATAAAGTCGCTGTTGCACCAGCGGGAATTGCCAGAGCCCAATGGTTCCCCCTTGTTTACCTATCAGCTAAGCGCTGATACCTGCGCCAGATTGCGATCCCTCCTGCAGGAAAGTCCGCCCAATTCCGCATCGTTGAAAAACGCACACTGGTGCGCCGCATTTTGTTTGTTTGGTGCTGAATGGTACCGGCGTGAATACCAGTCTGCTTGGTCTTGGTCTGGTATATTTCATTCATTAGGATTTGAGTTAGATCCGTACAAGCGCGCCGATGTGGTGATCAAAGGTCTTGCCTATTGGAAGCGCCCTGTCAATCGCTATGACAGCAACCGAAACGATTATCTTGGGTCATTGTTTAGTGAAGGTGGATTACCCTTCTCGTTGCTGGCCGCCGAGGGAGGCCGGTTCCTGGCACTTTTCAGGAAGTTGCTGGTGGAGTTTGACTGTGCAAAGTCCTTTGGTGTTTCCCCGATCCCCTTAATTAAACAGCAATTGCAGATGATGCCTGATGCGTTTCACTCTGACAGCACCGTTACCTTGTTGCACGATATGGTTGGTAACCTGTATGCCCTGATTGATACATATAGTCTAGAAGAGCAAATTGCGCCTGCAGAGCATCTCGATTCAATGGTAAAAAACTGGCGCGTTAGCTTTCCTATCCCATTGGATACAGAAACTGGGGATAAATTTTTAACAGGCTTACTTAACTCGGCGGCGGCTCAGCGTAAAGATAAAAAACGTGAACAGCAGCGTTTAAAGCTGTACCAATGGCTAAGCCATTCCAGTGAATTATCGTTTTCATCCAGTATTCGTATCAGTAAGAAATTTGCTATTCCGCTGACCCGCAAAGATTTAGCAGCACCTATTGTTGAAGTCTTGGTGTTTGAAGGGAAGACACAAATTGCCGATTTTGGGATGGCCCGGGCTGAGATAAGTGACAACTGCACTACGTTGCAGATGCGTAAAACGGAGGTGTTTGTTCGGCGCGAACAGTATGAGGTGCCGCTTTCCATTGTAGTCATGCAGGCAGGGAAGGTGAGTTATGTTGAAGAAATCCCCGCTTCCTCCTTGCCACTAGATGACATGCCCGTACTGCTTGCACAGAAAAATGAGGAATATGAGGTGATAGGCTGTGGCAGTGTGAGCCAGAAAGCCGAAAGCCTGGCGGTACTGTTACCTGCTGATGCACAGGTTGACAGTAAAGACGCCACAGTAATCGACTACGTGCAGTACGAGGGCTATCGTCGGGTTGGGTTTTCCGGTGAACTTATTATTCGCTATACCAACGCAGAAGATAGTGACACCTATCACCTATCAAACAAAGAAGACAGTTTCAGTAGTGAAAGCCTGGAGATAAAGGGCGAGCAAATAGAATTTCCTAGTCAGGGAGGGTATCCGGTGTACAGAGGCGTGCCTCGCATTACCTGCCATCATCCTGAAGCCCGTATTTTCATCGGTGACAATGAGGTAGGAAACGCAAGGCATTCGGCAGAACTCTTTGGTCGACAAGTGTTACGGGTAAAAGCTGAGGGAAAAACTCTTTATCGACGAAAAATTGCGATACTGCCAAATGATTTTGAGATTGCGTTGCAGCCAGGACAAAGCCCGGTTACCGGCAGTGTGTCAATTGCGAGTGAAAAAGCCTTTATTTACAACGTTGACTCTGAAGTTAATACGAAGACACGGTCAGTGAACCAGACTAAACATATTACGCTCAGTGCTGATGGTATTCCACCTATCCACATTGTATTGCAGGTACAAGCCAACTTATTGGCAGAGCCGATTTCACTGACTATTCCGTTTCCCAGTCGTGGCGCACTGGTGTTTGATGAAAATGGAAAAGCATTGCCTCGTCATTGTGCGATTGATGAGTTACTAGGCGTTCGTGCGATGTTGTTTAAAGCACCCAATAAGCCTAGAACGGAGTTTGATATAGAGCTTAAAGCGCCTACATCGTCCAGGGATAATCCATCCTATGTGTTTCATTACGATGTCCATAAAAGCGCAGAGGAAGTTAGCCTATTTGAGCTGCGAGACAAAATAAAAGAACTGCTGGCCACGGCTCAAAATAATGAACTTGATGAAGTAGTAAGAATGGTCATTAGCAGTCAGGGTACTGTGCTAAAACAATATACCGTTGGCTGGAATGCTGCATCAGGGAAGGTCGCTTTTGACTCTTTAGTATTCAGTAGTGATGAGGTGAGGGATTTCTCAGATCTAAAGCTAGAGGTAATTAACTTAGCTGACCCAAATGAAAAGCCGGAAGTACTTGCTCAGCGGTTATCAAACGGCGCGCCAATAGGTGAATTTGAGTTGCCGCAACGTCGCGCCACACCAAAACTTGCAGTGCCACAGAGAGCATCAGCGATTTATTTTAGGGCAATATTTATCCCCCCTACCGAGTCAACGGTGTTATCAGGGGAAGTACGTTCGCTGGAAAAAGCGGCGCAGCATTATCACCCTGTTCACAACACCGATGCTTTTACGCCAGTTTTAGATGCAATGGCAACTAACCTTGAGCACTCTGGCTGGCGATACCTGGATAAATTGCTTGAGAGTTACGCGCATCTCCCCCTTGCCACATTTGAAGCCTGGAAAGCGCTGTCAAAGCACAAAGGCTGTCTATCTCTTCTGCCGTTTGCTACCAAACAAGCAGTTGAAAGAGTGTTAGAGGTGTTACAAACACAATGCAATGTGGTTTGGGAGCTAATACCGCTGGATTACTGGAATGAAGCCCAAAAGCGTTACAAAGTCTATCTGGAAAAATTGGGCTTCCCAGAGCCATTAGTAGCAAAATACTTGCAGGATAAAACAGATGCGATAACCGGTTTTATGTCATTGCCAGAGTTGTTCTCAGTCGATAGCAAGAACAAAGCCATGTATCCCATTTTGATCAATACCTGGAAAGACGATCTTTTACGTCATAGTGCCGATGTAAAAGTCCGCTGGCCGCAACATTATGGGGCCGCACTTCAACGCGCTGTTTTAATAAATTTCAAAGAAATGGCTTCGTTTGACGTACCACATGAATTTCAAACCGCTGTTATGTATTTCCCGATTGCAGCGGCGGCAGTGGTGATGGGTAAAGCAGGCTGGCAGGAGCTTTTGGGCACTAACCACGTGAACTATTTTCTGCTGCGGCAGCTTATGGAGTTCGACCGTGATTGGTTTAACCCTGTGTTCCAATGTGCACTGAGTTTCTTTAAGGAGTATTGA
- a CDS encoding AAA family ATPase: MRITRISLTNFRSFKDTQSIHVAPVTLLFGPNSVGKSSVLMALAYVQQILKKGHCNPQKLDALGNKTIGGFRALVHGQELKKTIRIRLDYAAGKTPFVYYGANVDEMANHIQNVSYVLMNDFGGSIESGSIEFEIAWSERFKQAYVKNYRVWANDVYVGCIHSSEDQKNTLIRELNTQHPLLLPHNNDDWLESQYGDADERESLEADEYHTEFEQVLNQLNPNPASTAAVSDKELSGADFVNRIAPIALACRSGAVPLLGVPVVTNLVGQDFDELEEHFNYLVTREVLSQAFVLPLDKLLEYLDKSVQIGPLRVVPDNDYVPNPHPEQKEWVDGSAAWDLLHKDPNSDESIRKLIRNTSEWFASSDKLDAGYEIINKSIAESMDAGSDQGDLGLFSKRHVFFKELRTNILLSANQLGTGISQVLPIVVAANHDDIALISVEQPELHIHPRFQVELADVFLRAKQKHSFLIETHSEHIILRLLKRIRQTTDEELPENYQPIEEGDVSIVYLEPTENGVVTKRIRVDEDGEFVDRWPQGFFVERREELL; encoded by the coding sequence ATGAGAATCACGCGAATATCCCTGACTAATTTCCGATCGTTTAAAGATACGCAGTCGATACACGTCGCACCTGTAACGCTTTTGTTTGGGCCTAACAGCGTGGGTAAAAGTTCTGTCTTGATGGCACTGGCTTATGTACAACAGATTTTGAAGAAGGGGCATTGCAATCCTCAAAAACTGGATGCCTTGGGTAACAAGACCATAGGTGGATTCCGCGCACTGGTTCATGGGCAGGAACTCAAGAAAACCATTCGAATTCGTCTGGATTATGCAGCGGGCAAAACGCCCTTTGTTTACTATGGCGCGAATGTCGATGAAATGGCAAACCATATTCAAAACGTTTCCTACGTTTTGATGAATGACTTCGGCGGTAGTATAGAGTCTGGATCGATAGAGTTTGAGATAGCCTGGTCAGAACGTTTTAAACAGGCGTATGTAAAGAATTATCGTGTTTGGGCAAACGATGTTTATGTGGGATGTATACATTCATCAGAAGATCAGAAAAACACGCTGATTCGGGAACTTAATACGCAACATCCATTGCTTTTGCCTCACAACAATGACGATTGGCTGGAGAGCCAGTATGGCGATGCTGATGAAAGGGAATCTTTAGAAGCTGATGAGTACCACACGGAGTTTGAGCAAGTACTGAATCAATTGAACCCTAACCCTGCTTCTACAGCTGCGGTATCCGATAAAGAGTTGTCAGGAGCAGACTTCGTCAATCGTATTGCACCTATTGCTTTAGCCTGTCGGAGTGGTGCTGTCCCTTTGCTGGGTGTTCCTGTTGTCACTAACTTGGTGGGTCAGGACTTTGATGAGCTGGAAGAGCACTTTAATTATTTGGTAACACGAGAAGTTCTTAGCCAGGCTTTTGTATTGCCCCTGGATAAGCTTCTGGAATATCTGGATAAAAGTGTTCAGATTGGCCCGCTTCGTGTGGTGCCTGATAATGATTACGTTCCAAATCCTCATCCTGAGCAAAAGGAATGGGTAGACGGTTCCGCTGCCTGGGATCTACTGCATAAAGACCCGAATAGTGACGAATCCATTAGAAAGTTGATCAGAAACACAAGCGAGTGGTTCGCGTCCAGCGATAAGCTTGATGCAGGCTATGAGATCATCAACAAATCAATAGCAGAGAGTATGGACGCAGGCAGTGACCAGGGTGATCTTGGCTTGTTCAGCAAGCGCCATGTTTTCTTTAAAGAATTGCGTACCAACATTCTGCTGTCAGCGAACCAGTTGGGAACGGGGATATCGCAGGTATTGCCCATAGTGGTCGCTGCAAATCATGACGATATTGCGCTAATAAGTGTTGAGCAGCCAGAGTTGCACATTCATCCGCGTTTTCAGGTGGAGCTAGCCGATGTTTTTCTTAGGGCTAAGCAAAAGCATTCCTTCCTGATTGAAACGCACAGTGAACATATCATTCTTCGCCTGTTGAAGCGTATACGGCAGACTACAGATGAGGAGCTGCCAGAGAATTATCAGCCTATCGAGGAAGGCGACGTCTCAATCGTTTATCTGGAACCTACCGAAAATGGTGTTGTGACCAAACGCATCCGCGTGGATGAGGATGGTGAATTTGTTGATCGCTGGCCTCAGGGCTTCTTTGTGGAGCGTCGTGAGGAGCTTTTGTAA